The Erigeron canadensis isolate Cc75 chromosome 1, C_canadensis_v1, whole genome shotgun sequence genome segment TATTTGGACATGAGCAATACAGGCATTTCACACATGCCTCCTGAGTCATTTTGGAGATCATTACCCACTCTATCTTACTTAGATATGTCACAGAATCATATCCAAGGACCGTTGTTGAGTATTCCTGAAAATATTGTTACAGTCGACTTAAGTTCCAACAAGTTTAGTGGGAAATTACCTGATTTGTCAAATATTAGTCTGCCATTCGAATTGGATATATCAAACAATTCCTTTACGGGGTCATTACATCGTTTTTTGTGTCCCAATGATGTAAAATCCACCATGTATCTTAATTTAGGATACAACAGTTTGTCAGGGGTCATTCCTGAGTGTTGGGAGAAATTTTTGGAGTTGCAATTCTTGAATTTGGAGAATAACAATCTTTCAGGTGGTATTCCAAGAACTTTAGGTTCTTCATTTAATCTACAGTTCTTGAATCTGCATGGGAACCATCTCTCTGGAAGATTGCATGCTTCTCTGATGAACTTAACACGATTAGAGATCCTTCAACTTGGTGGAAATGAACTTGTTGGAAGCATCCCAGCATGGTTTGCAAGAAGCCTCTCTGATTTGAAACTTCTCAACCTTAGATCCAATCATTTCAATGGAAGCATTCCTCGCGAGCTTTGTTATCTAAGAGAAATACAGATCTTGGACCTTTCTAACAACAATCTGTCAGGAAACATTCCACGATGCTTCAACAACTTTAGCATCCTCTCTGGGAAAGAAAATACATCGGGAGATCCGTTTAGGATGGCCACTGTCGTCTCAGGCAATGAAAATCCTAAACTTTTTATAATCAGTGATTCATTGGTTGTAAAGGGTCAAATACACTCTTATGACAGTATTCTTCCGCTGGTGATGCTAATGGACCTTTCAAATAACAGTTTTTCTGGGAACATCCCAGTTGAGTTAACAACGCTTCAGAAGTTACAATCGTTGAACTTATCAAGAAATCATTTGACAGGACGTATCCCCGAG includes the following:
- the LOC122585798 gene encoding receptor-like protein EIX2, with protein sequence MKKANSLGQLSKLKKLKFFNNLLTGVVTEAHFANLSSLKSLNDKRRSKDLKEGNNLTLELQLSNWIPPFEIEWLDLEDWCLGPRFPFWLQSQKYLEYLDMSNTGISHMPPESFWRSLPTLSYLDMSQNHIQGPLLSIPENIVTVDLSSNKFSGKLPDLSNISLPFELDISNNSFTGSLHRFLCPNDVKSTMYLNLGYNSLSGVIPECWEKFLELQFLNLENNNLSGGIPRTLGSSFNLQFLNLHGNHLSGRLHASLMNLTRLEILQLGGNELVGSIPAWFARSLSDLKLLNLRSNHFNGSIPRELCYLREIQILDLSNNNLSGNIPRCFNNFSILSGKENTSGDPFRMATVVSGNENPKLFIISDSLVVKGQIHSYDSILPLVMLMDLSNNSFSGNIPVELTTLQKLQSLNLSRNHLTGRIPEKIGDMKELVSFDVSLNKLSGELPVTLSSLHFLSSFNVSYNNLTGKIPTSTQFETFSESSFLGNILCGDPLASCADKVPDTVDQIEDDGSHGAEWGLIISIVLGFLAGFWFVVAPLMISKSWRIAYYRFLDKLWYKVSDVMHKYC